From Zingiber officinale cultivar Zhangliang chromosome 5B, Zo_v1.1, whole genome shotgun sequence, the proteins below share one genomic window:
- the LOC121984211 gene encoding signal recognition particle 54 kDa protein, chloroplastic-like encodes MEAIYFSAPPSRHLSVGSPSLQFARAFCSSIRGAGTGRQSLHSNSSWTGSALYTGSSGRTLFVREVWSWIHSKSERVRRGRCCIVRAEMFGQLTTGLETAWNKLRGVDVLSKENIAEPMRDIRRALLEADVSLPVVRRFVQSVSDQAVGAGVIRGVRPDQQLVKIVHDDLVKLMGGEVSELVFAKSGPTVILLAGLQGVGKTTVCAKLAFYLKKLGKSCMLVAADVYRPAAIDQLKILGEKIDVPVYAEGVDVKPAEIAKHGLEEAKKKSINVVIVDTAGRLQIDKSMMDELKEVKQALNPTEVLLVVDAMTGQEAAALVTTFNIEIGITGAILTKLDGDSRGGAALSVKEVSGKPIKLVGRGERMEDLEPFYPDRMAGRVLGMGDVLSFVEKAQEVMRQEDAEELQKKIMSAKFDFNDFLKQTRAVAQMGSVSRVIGMIPGMGKVTPAQIREAEKNLNIMEAMINVMTPEEREQPELLAESAARRKRIATESGKTEQQVSQLVAQLFQMRVRMKNLLGVMQGGSIPALSNLEESLKAEQKAPPGTARRKRRQFADSASARPTPRGFGSKN; translated from the exons ATGGAAGCCATCTACTTCTCGGCCCCGCCTTCCCGCCATCTCTCCGTCGGTTCGCCGTCTCTCCAGTTCGCAAGAGCCTTTTGCAGCTCAATTAGAGGGGCTGGAACTGGAAGGCAGAGCCTTCATTCCAATAGTTCCTGGACCGGCTCGGCCCTCTACACCGGATCTTCCGGCAGAACCCTGTTCGTT AGGGAAGTTTGGAGCTGGATTCATTCGAAATCTGAGCGTGTTCGTAGAGGGAGATGTTGTATAGTAAGGGCGGAGATGTTTGGTCAATTGACTACTGGTCTAGAAACAGCGTGGAACAAGCTCAGAGGCGTAG ATGTTTTGTCCAAGGAGAACATTGCAGAACCAATGAGGGATATTAGGCGAGCTCTCCTGGAAGCAGAT GTAAGCTTGCCCGTGGTGAGAAGGTTTGTGCAGTCTGTTAGTGATCAGGCTGTTGGTGCAGGTGTGATACGAGGTGTGAGACCTGACCAACAGTTAGTAAAG ATTGTGCATGATGACCTTGTGAAGTTGATGGGTGGAGAAGTTTCAGAATTGGTATTTGCAAAGTCTGGTCCGACAGTAATTTTACTAGCTGGTCTTCAAGGTGTCGGAAAGACAACTGTTTGCGCTAAGCTTGCCTTCTACTTAAAGAAATTG GGTAAGAGTTGCATGTTGGTGGCTGCTGATGTGTATAGGCCTGCAGCTATAGACCAACTCAAGATTTTGGGCGAGAAG ATAGATGTCCCTGTTTATGCAGAAGGTGTGGATGTAAAACCAGCAGAAATAGCTAAGCATGGTCTTGAGGAGGCCAAGAAGAAGTCAATTAATGTTGTTATAGTTGATACTGCTGGAAGATTACAG ATTGATAAATCGATGATGGATGAGCTGAAGGAAGTAAAGCAGGCACTGAATCCTACTGAAGTTCTGCTGGTGGTTGATGCAATGACTGGCCAAGAAGCTGCAG CCTTGGTTACTACATTCAATATCGAGATTGGTATTACTGGTGCCATACTAACTAAGCTGGATGGTGATTCTAGAGGTGGAGCAGCTTTGAGTGTTAAAGAG GTATCAGGAAAACCTATAAAGCTAGTAGGAAGAGGCGAGCGGATGGAAGATCTAGAGCCGTTCTACCCTGACCGCATGGCAGGTCGCGTATTAGGGATGGGTGATGTTCTTTCATTTGTTGAGAAAGCACAAGAAGTT ATGCGGCAAGAAGATGCTGAGGAGTTACAGAAAAAGATCATGAGTGCAAAATTTGACTTCAATGACTTTTTAAAGCAAACACGTGCTGTTGCACAAATGGGTTCAGTGAGCCGGGTAATTGGTATGATTCCAGGGATGGGCAAG GTGACTCCAGCACAAATTCGTGAAGCAGAGAAAAACTTGAATATCATGGAAGCGATGATTAATGTGATGACCCCAG AGGAACGAGAACAGCCCGAGCTACTAGCTGAGTCAGCTgctaggaggaagagaattgctACAGAGTCTGGAAAGACAGAACAACAG GTTAGTCAACTTGTTGCTCAGTTATTCCAAATGCGTGTTCGCATGAAGAATCTATTGGGTGTGATGCAAGGAGGATCGATCCCGGCATTGAGCAACCTAGAGGAGTCTTTGAAAGCCGAGCAAAAG GCACCTCCTGGAACAgcacgaaggaaaagaagacagtTTGCAGATTCAGCGTCGGCAAGGCCTACTCCTCGTGGATTTGGAAGCAAGAACTAA